A section of the Rhodothermus profundi genome encodes:
- a CDS encoding Acg family FMN-binding oxidoreductase: MTTAWKEDPWQVVEHDFPRYATSEVQLRFLLNYAVLAPSVHNTQPWRFRIVGSEVELYADRTRALAVADPEDRQLIISCGAALFHLQVAIRHFGYQPQVRLLPDPDDPDLLAFIQLGPPEPATLLDHRLFQAIKKRHTNRLPFEDRPVPEAELRALERAVEQEGGHLMVVQQKEKRYELAELIAEADRKQISDPRFRRELAAWTHPARRESKDGLPLTARGLHEWLGPAGPLVLRTFLWARGQVARDRQLAEGSPVLLVLLTDQDDPRAWLQAGQALDRLLLQAADYGLSASFLNQPIEVPEVREKLRTWLSTQAWPQTILRLGYGPPVPPTPRRPVHEVLLQSRYV; this comes from the coding sequence ATGACAACGGCCTGGAAGGAGGACCCGTGGCAGGTGGTTGAGCATGATTTTCCGCGCTACGCCACGTCCGAAGTACAGTTACGTTTTCTGCTAAACTATGCCGTACTGGCGCCTTCGGTCCATAACACACAGCCCTGGCGGTTTCGCATTGTGGGCAGCGAAGTGGAACTCTATGCCGACCGCACCCGTGCGCTGGCTGTTGCCGATCCTGAAGATCGCCAGCTCATTATCAGTTGCGGGGCTGCGCTGTTTCATCTGCAGGTAGCCATACGACACTTTGGCTATCAACCCCAGGTGCGGCTGCTGCCCGATCCTGACGATCCAGATCTGCTGGCTTTCATTCAGCTAGGTCCCCCTGAGCCTGCCACGCTTCTGGATCACCGACTATTTCAGGCTATCAAAAAGCGGCACACGAACCGCCTGCCCTTTGAAGACCGCCCCGTGCCTGAAGCGGAACTACGCGCGCTGGAGCGAGCGGTTGAACAAGAAGGGGGGCATTTGATGGTGGTGCAGCAAAAGGAAAAACGCTATGAACTGGCCGAATTGATCGCCGAAGCAGATCGAAAACAGATCTCAGATCCCCGCTTCCGTCGTGAGCTAGCCGCCTGGACGCACCCTGCGCGTCGTGAGAGTAAGGATGGTCTTCCCCTTACAGCTAGAGGATTGCATGAATGGTTGGGACCTGCCGGACCGCTCGTGCTGCGCACTTTTCTATGGGCACGTGGCCAGGTAGCCCGCGACCGACAACTGGCTGAGGGCTCTCCCGTACTCCTGGTGTTGCTGACCGACCAGGACGATCCTCGGGCCTGGCTGCAGGCCGGACAGGCACTGGACCGACTGCTGCTGCAGGCCGCCGATTATGGGCTTTCAGCCTCTTTTCTGAATCAACCCATTGAAGTCCCTGAGGTGCGGGAGAAGCTGCGCACCTGGCTCTCCACCCAGGCGTGGCCGCAGACCATCCTTCGGCTGGGGTACGGTCCGCCGGTTCCCCCTACACCCCGACGGCCCGTCCACGAAGTGCTGCTCCAGAGTCGCTACGTTTAA